The Sinomicrobium kalidii genome contains a region encoding:
- a CDS encoding M56 family metallopeptidase: protein MIHYLLQTVAFQLFFLIVYDLFLKKETFFNWNRLYLWVTPVLSCVIPLIKIEKLGKVMPQEYVVALPEVIVGPGAQQEQTVEVTTGIPAWQWVLLAGAVLSFMLFLVKIGRIYWLRYRGKIVKQQVYEEVVLPDSNAAFSFFNSIYLGEEVYKKDHSHIIAHELVHIREKHTIDLLFFELLRVLFWFNPLIYIFQSRMAELHEFIADARSTGPDKKESYRFLLEEVFQTEKISFVNPFFKSSLIKKRIVMLQKSRSRKIWQFKYLVLVPLVLSMLMYSSCENDEAVVPEQNSSISEQVEQLKATIAEKENLTEQEKQEVMMLSEIVVVGYEVESAKPEGDYPKLDHSESGVGVPFAVVDQTPVFPGCENAADPRSCFREKIQKHIRKHFRYPEEAQQQGIQGRVAIMFTIDKQGNIVDIRKRGPSPILEKEAVRIIERLPKMTPGEQKGQPVNVPFSIPITFRLSSASNEQQHSGIREDAQDRKVVAFNDISKSNEYVYGSVSNYSKGLPGANVMVKGTDRGTITDFDGNFKIRASKGEVLTVNYIGLSDMEFTVNDENRYKVAM, encoded by the coding sequence ATGATACATTACCTGTTGCAAACCGTCGCATTTCAATTATTTTTTCTGATTGTTTATGATCTGTTCCTCAAAAAGGAAACCTTCTTTAACTGGAACAGGCTCTACCTGTGGGTAACCCCGGTATTGTCCTGCGTTATTCCCCTTATCAAAATAGAAAAACTGGGCAAGGTAATGCCGCAGGAATACGTCGTGGCCCTGCCCGAAGTTATTGTAGGGCCCGGAGCACAACAGGAACAGACAGTGGAGGTAACCACCGGTATCCCGGCCTGGCAGTGGGTACTGCTCGCCGGGGCAGTACTGAGTTTCATGCTGTTCCTGGTAAAGATCGGCAGGATATACTGGCTGCGATACCGGGGGAAGATCGTTAAACAACAGGTTTACGAAGAAGTGGTGCTGCCGGACAGCAATGCGGCATTTTCCTTTTTTAACAGCATTTACCTGGGTGAAGAAGTCTATAAAAAAGATCACAGTCATATCATTGCCCACGAACTGGTACATATCCGCGAAAAACATACGATAGACCTGTTGTTCTTTGAATTACTGCGTGTCCTCTTCTGGTTTAACCCGCTGATATACATCTTCCAGAGCCGTATGGCCGAACTGCATGAGTTTATTGCCGATGCCAGGAGTACAGGTCCGGACAAAAAGGAAAGCTACCGGTTTTTGCTGGAGGAAGTGTTTCAAACCGAAAAAATATCATTTGTCAATCCATTTTTTAAATCATCATTAATCAAAAAACGAATAGTTATGTTACAAAAATCAAGATCCAGAAAAATCTGGCAGTTCAAGTATCTGGTGCTGGTTCCTCTGGTACTCAGTATGTTGATGTACAGTTCCTGCGAAAACGACGAAGCCGTCGTTCCCGAACAAAACAGTTCCATATCCGAACAGGTCGAGCAGTTAAAAGCCACCATTGCCGAAAAAGAGAACCTCACCGAACAGGAAAAACAGGAGGTTATGATGCTCAGTGAAATAGTGGTTGTAGGATATGAAGTAGAATCAGCGAAACCGGAAGGAGACTATCCGAAGCTTGATCATTCAGAATCAGGAGTGGGTGTCCCCTTTGCTGTTGTCGACCAGACACCCGTATTCCCCGGATGTGAGAATGCGGCCGACCCGAGGTCGTGTTTCCGGGAAAAAATACAGAAACACATCCGCAAGCATTTCCGCTATCCGGAAGAGGCCCAGCAGCAAGGTATCCAGGGGAGGGTAGCGATAATGTTTACGATAGACAAGCAAGGAAATATTGTAGATATCAGGAAGAGAGGCCCTTCTCCCATACTGGAAAAGGAAGCGGTACGCATTATAGAAAGGCTCCCCAAAATGACCCCCGGCGAACAGAAGGGACAGCCTGTTAATGTACCTTTCTCGATCCCGATAACATTCAGGTTATCTTCGGCTTCGAACGAACAACAACATTCTGGTATAAGGGAAGATGCACAAGATAGAAAGGTGGTAGCATTTAATGATATATCCAAAAGTAACGAATATGTGTACGGATCTGTTTCGAATTACTCAAAAGGGCTGCCCGGGGCAAATGTTATGGTGAAGGGGACAGACCGGGGTACGATAACCGATTTTGACGGCAATTTTAAGATCAGGGCATCGAAAGGAGAAGTGCTAACCGTAAATTATATCGGCTTGTCTGATATGGAATTTACCGTGAATGACGAAAACAGATATAAAGTTGCTATGTAG
- a CDS encoding tetratricopeptide repeat protein, giving the protein MRLRKNFLLILVFLIVTLRAGAQSPALHVADSLYAMGNYTEAINVYAQYPSVNSSLQIARAYSALGNYDKAVVQYGELLKKHPEMLLAQSEQGKLYLKTKQYQKARTTFMDLVIKDSLNPGNFYRLGRSIRGTKDAFTALKAFKKAFTLDNTHLKSIYQIGKYYLKHGEKDTVLKYVNKGLDFYPNSVELINLKALALFNNGNHDKAIPGFERLVELGEEKAYIFEKLGYCYAITIEYEKAIEAYGRALEINGINPNPKTLLALSKIYLKLNNYEPATRYAEAAIKAKKVTFEDEYETLANVALEQKDVKTGLDYLKKASREDPGSAHLYYRICLVADNYYADPELKLRYYEDFIEKFGNSGQVLIYKDYVAKRISALKKEMHMEADAE; this is encoded by the coding sequence GTGAGGCTCAGAAAGAATTTTTTGCTGATTTTAGTTTTTTTGATTGTTACTTTAAGGGCCGGGGCGCAGTCCCCGGCCTTGCATGTGGCCGACAGCCTGTATGCCATGGGCAATTATACCGAAGCGATCAATGTATATGCACAATATCCTTCGGTAAACAGCAGCCTGCAGATTGCCCGCGCCTACAGTGCCTTGGGAAATTATGACAAAGCCGTCGTACAATATGGGGAATTGCTGAAAAAACACCCCGAAATGCTGCTGGCCCAAAGTGAACAGGGCAAACTCTACCTGAAAACCAAACAATATCAAAAGGCCAGAACCACTTTTATGGACCTGGTAATAAAAGACAGTCTTAATCCGGGTAACTTTTACCGGCTGGGGCGAAGTATCCGGGGCACTAAAGATGCTTTTACGGCACTGAAAGCTTTTAAGAAGGCATTTACACTTGACAATACGCACCTGAAGAGCATTTATCAGATCGGTAAATACTACCTGAAACACGGGGAAAAAGACACCGTACTGAAATATGTGAACAAGGGACTGGATTTCTATCCGAACTCCGTTGAACTCATCAATCTGAAGGCCCTGGCCCTGTTTAACAACGGAAATCACGATAAAGCGATCCCCGGGTTTGAACGGCTGGTGGAGTTGGGTGAGGAAAAAGCTTATATTTTTGAAAAGCTGGGCTATTGTTATGCAATTACAATAGAATATGAAAAAGCCATTGAAGCTTATGGCAGGGCATTGGAAATTAACGGGATAAACCCTAACCCGAAAACATTACTGGCACTGAGCAAGATATACCTCAAACTGAATAACTATGAGCCCGCGACCCGGTATGCCGAAGCCGCGATAAAAGCAAAAAAGGTCACTTTTGAAGACGAATATGAAACCCTGGCCAATGTCGCCCTGGAACAGAAAGATGTGAAAACCGGACTGGACTACCTGAAAAAAGCCAGTCGGGAAGACCCGGGAAGCGCACATTTATATTACAGGATATGCCTCGTAGCCGATAACTACTATGCCGATCCGGAATTAAAACTCCGGTATTACGAAGATTTTATCGAAAAATTCGGTAATTCCGGACAGGTCCTTATATATAAAGACTATGTAGCCAAACGAATATCGGCACTTAAAAAGGAGATGCATATGGAGGCCGATGCCGAATAG